A single Neospora caninum Liverpool complete genome, chromosome VIIb DNA region contains:
- a CDS encoding Translation initiation factor 1A (AeIF-1A),related, which produces MPKNKGKGGKNRRRGKNDNEGEKRELQYKEDGQEYGQVLRMLGNGRLEAYCFDGVKRLCHIRGKMRKRVWVNSGDIVLVSLRDFQNDKGDVIAKYNPDEARLLKQYGELPANAKINESDVFGDEDGGGGGIDFQDDSDVSDESSDEEDGKNKDKDMDIDDI; this is translated from the exons ATGCCGAAGAATAAAG GAAAGGGCGGGAAGAACCGCCGAAGGGGGAAGAACGacaacgagggagagaagcgtgaGCTCCAGTACAAGGAAGATGGACAGG AGTACGGACAGGTGCTGCGCATGCTGGGGAACGGCCGTCTCGAGGCGTACTGTTTCGATGGCGTCAAGCGTCTCTGCCACATTCGCGGGAAGATGAGAAAGCGTGTGTGGGTCAACAGCGGAGACAttgtcctcgtctctcttcgcgacTTCCAGAACGACAAGGGGGATGTCATTGCAAA ATACAACCCCGATGAGGCGCGACTGCTGAAACAGTATGGCGAGCTGCCGGCGAACGCGAAGATCAACGAGAGCGACGTTTTCGGAGACGAAGATGGTGGTGGCGGAGGCATCGACTTCCAGGACGACTCCGATGTCTCCGATGAGAGTtcagacgaggaagacggaaagaacaAGGATAAAGATATGGATATTGATGAC ATTTGA